Genomic DNA from Perca flavescens isolate YP-PL-M2 chromosome 14, PFLA_1.0, whole genome shotgun sequence:
atatttttaaacttgtaaaattacaaaagttatgggaaaacgcatcaaaatagattcataacaaattaaacaagttttcttgaaacacaaggtttatttaaactgacagtTAGTATTGGACTGGTACAACACGAATACATAAATAACAActatgtctacagaacaggacatgttgtacagtataaaatatataaataaagagaacaggacatgttttactggtaatattgcacagtgtgatattgcgataacgatattgggTTGACTCGATATatcagttatttttatttttaagttttttatatgtgtatttctcctgaaagtgactttaaatgtgaatttgttggatttatttgatacatctgatttcatatgttgctaaaattgcactttttttactgtaagattaaagggagaagaccttggatgttaaacaagagcttattcattattttacctactactgttaaaaaagcaaatacaggctactGTTTTTGAACTTGgtctgtttactttaagtttgatcgctataaatatgcaAATCCTACCAGCAGGATTgagacagggtaggtgaatttaaacaatgtctgagttgaaaacgcatcttgttgtcacaagagccctgttcatgttgcacagacattttaattgcattttgtgtctgataagaggcacaaaggcactctaaaacctgccccgacaactgccgttttagctgagtggaaGCTCGTAGACGTGGCTGCAGCTACTCCGTGTTGTTGACCGCACCGATTcggcctgttttttttttctatcgacTGTACTcacatatttatagcgatcaagattaacggaaAAAATTGgccagaattctcctttaaccctcatgttgtcctggTGACCtgtttccaagttttttttttttttttttaaatattggaaaaagtgacaaactatgaaaaaaaacttcaaaaacaccGGAAGTAAGCAtgaaaaactttggaaaaagcggctaaaacgttgaaaaagtgaAACCTTCAACAAAAAGGACAAAGacattgggggaaaaaaaaaaaaacaataaaaatgttgaaaacacaaaatattttgttgttgaaatAAGCAACAAAACATTGAGATAGGGACAACAAAAGTGTTTCTTTCATGCTCGAGGAGAAATTATaatatcattttaaataaaaaatattttctttattaaaaCAAGATTTGTTCCTCATAAAATCTTTTtccaaaagataatttttgAAACGGAAAGGATGGGGGGGTCGTCCTATTATCGGGGTCGTCTTATATTTGGCTCATTCGGTGTGAATGCAGATCATTTTGGTTTGAGATGTCTTCCTCCACCCTATAACCCTCTAATGGATGGAGGGGAATGTTTAGTTTGTGGTGCTCTAAGATTCCGCTACACTCAGTAATCCACACACCTCACTGTGAACAGCTTCAAGAAAATGGCCCATATGTAAACTGCCGATATGATACCTTATTTCTAATATGTATGACCATGAATTCTATTAATGTAAATTTGtgactgaatgtatgtatggataGGACTGAAGGAATTACTGCATTTTTATAATGGATTCtaagtatatttatatttccaaatggatacattttttatactgCCTTTTTAGAAAATGGTAACTTGTAATTTTGCACAGCTACTTGAGTAGCCTTTATGTTTAATGTCTAACTGTTATGTGACCCATACcctgtgtttgatgtgtgtctatgttactCTTGCAGCAATTTCTCTCTGTCCAAAACGAATTTCTCCTTTGGGAGACTAATAAagagactttgactttgacttttatgTTGTCTCCCCCAGAGTTCTCGGGCCAGGAGATCTGCTCGACGGTTGTGTTCAACCCCGCGGAGCAGTCGTCGGTGGCTCTGGAGGACGAGGACACCGCCGAGCTGAAGGGTGCTGTGGTAAGAAGAGACTCTCGGACTGCTCGCGTGGAGAGCCGGAACTATTCCAGAGTTTTGCTGTActattaattgtctcagaaataattgtgattaacagtagaattgtctctttcagtcaaatttaaaacacatttatttatgacttttttttaacccttaaaTTTAACccatttcaaaaaaagaaaaaaaaagtacggaagaaatttgggtttccatcaaccaaattgtcaaaagaaataccgtggatggttccctacaacgctcttcgcGAGTAAAGTAAATGATcggttcactactttcattgaatttgggtgttttattaaattttatagaatttaaaaacaaatattaaataaaagaatgtGAAGTGAAAAAATTTTGgggaatgttttttaaaaacatcgggaaaagcaacaaaagttttgaaaagacgaccaaaaggttgaaaaaaaagtttttatttaaaattttgacccagaaaaagacaacacaagggttaaacaaatGAAAGTTTGGAttgaatcccaggatacatcttttggttatatcccTGTTATGTGACCCATACCCATATAATggaataacacaaacaaacagcctatgaagtaaactacgcctctttattatcataaaaattGTTTCTGactgtcatttttgttgctatgaacgtgtTTAGGGTTAAGTGCCAACAACTATTAACAACTATTAACACGGTGACCTGCTCTCTCTAGATTGACCGGCGCTGCTCTCGATGCAATAAAGAAGGGATGATTTACCACACCCGTCAGATGAGATCGGCAGATGAAGGACAGACTGTCTTCTTCACCTGTATACACTGCAGGTAATCCATCTGAACGGGCTGTGGGTTGTGGAAACTTCATTCGAACAGTGTGTGCTATTGTGtgatcttttttattttggggtTACAGGTATCAAGAGAAGGAGGACTCCTGAGAACAAGTCCAGCTCACCTCCTCCATTCCTCTCCATGCTTGTGCTCTCATGTTGCTGTCTGATAGTTGGATGCTTTCCCAACACATGGGTTGTAAATATAACAGTGGGCCCTTCACTGGTGGTTTATCTTACTGTTCTGGAATTATTAGCATTCACACTTTGAATAAAGTTTGACAAATGAATCTTAACTTTGGGGTCAACTTTGCTATCTTTTTCTGCCAGAGCTTTCAGTTGCGTCTTGCGGTCTTCATCAGTGGATAAAGTGCGCTCAGGTTTAATGGAAATACTGTAGCTCAGTTCTCATTAGCCCCTTTCTCACAGCCTGTTCAAGGGGGGAATGTTTCGCCGTTCTTCCGCCTCGCCGCTCTGCATAAAAGGCACGGATACGGAATGTGGGGACGGAGATGTTAAGCCGGCAGCCAAGGTAGTAACAGTAAAACGGGTAGTAACTAAAACTGCACGCTGGGCAAGCATTAGGCCACCGTTGTTTGGTTCAGTGTTAAAAAAGCAAAGCGGACGTTAATGGCGGATCTTCTTCAGGGCAACACGCTGGGTCTCTGTGGGAAAAAGGCTACTGACGGATGCTGGGAGAAACAGTGGAAAGCTGCAGAAAAAAAGCTTGTGAGAGGACCTttaaattgagttttttttttgttaaactaCAGTTAGATTGTAAATtctcaccctttgcttttttattaataagggaaaagattccactaattaaccctgagaAAGCACacttgtgaagtgaaaaccatttcaggtgactacctcatgaagctcattgagagaacaccaagggtttgcagagttatcaaaaaaagcaaagggtggctactttgaagaatctaaaatataagacatgttttcagttatttcacacttttttgttaagtagcctacataattccatatgcgttcattcatagttgtgatgccttcagtgagaatctacaatttaaaaattcatgaaaataaagaaacacattgaatgaggtgtgtccaaacttttggcctgtactgtgtatatatatatatatatatatatatatatatatatatatatatatatatatatatttctcctCTGCATTTCATTCATTGCAGTTGAAGAGGTTAACAAGGAAGTAGCTGCCTTAGTATCGATTTAGGGTTTAAGGATTATTTTTtcgggcattttaggcctttatttatataggacagctgaagacatgaaatgggcgagagagagagagagacatgcagcaaagggccgcaggtcggagtcgaatcCGTGATGCAGTCGGAAATTATGAATGGTCTGagagaaattattattataattcagAATCCTAAAGCCAGCATGTGGCGGTACGGCGCCTTTCAACCTCGACCACCGCCATTGAAAAATAGCTGAAGAAGAACATGACCAATAAGGACGCTCGTGTGGAGGTCACGTGCCCTGCAAACATGGCTGCACAGCGAAAGAGAACTGCCCAATGACAACAATGCAATGAGTTAGTTTATACTATAAAATACCTTTACTGTCAGGAATTCGTCGACATTTTATATCCGTCTTCACggtaaataatgttttttacaTCCAAGATAATACACTAATATCAAGAGCTTTGTCCCCTGTAGTTGGTTTGTTGCGAGGGACTGACTGTTGTGAGTTAACGTTACACGTCATTTTGGAATAAGCTGTTAGCATACTATCACGcttaaataaaagttaaacGTACACTATACATATACCGAATCAAAGTGTTGATGCAAAGTATAATAGCTGTCCAGTCTAATGTAATTAGATCATGATGTGCGTTTAGGGATCACCAAAGCCACAATAAAGTGCTAGATTTGTAAAGGGAATTTGGTGCGACGTTCTCCTCGTGGGTATGAACGTATCAGATGGGACCGAATGTTCGTGTTTACAGTGAGCGTGCGTTCATTGGCATTCCTCTTTATTTTGGTAGATAATGAAGCTACGTGTCCACCTGCAGTGTAAGAATCTGCATGAATACCTGCGAGAGCTGAGTCCTGAGATTTTGGACCGACTGTACAACCACCCAGCAACATGTCTGGCTGTCTACAGGTATGTTGGCTGgtatacatactgtactgaTGCTCATGGTGTTGCTGTGACATTTGACTCCCgggtactgtactgtactgtggtGTGTCAGATTACAGTAGATTGTGTTCGACCTTCTACACAGGGACCTCCCCTCTCTGGCCAAGAACTATGTGATGCGTATGCTGTTCCTGGACCAGCCTCTCCCACAGGCAGCGCTGGCATTGTGGGTGAAAATAGACAGTCAGAAGTAAGTCATGTCTTCATTACACCTGTACCACTTTGTAACATTTCTGGTGAggggttttatttattttattttattttttatttacatccACATTGGTTTTCTAAAAGCCTCTGCGATGAATGCTGTGTCAGCTGTTGTaagcagccagccagccagtctCCTGGAAGGTTTGGGCAGCAGAAGCTGCCATTCAGCCAGTAACAAGTACCtgaattagggatgcaccaatccAGCTCTTCCTCTCTGATACAGAATCTGCTACCTCAACTCGGATAAAGAATACAGATCCGATAttagtgttttctttttctcaaatttaaagtctttgttttatgtaaggtagggctgcacaatttggagaaaaagtcatattCCGATTTACAATGTTGCGATTTAATGGTATCATGAGGTTACTTGATTATCAAGGAAAATGCAGGAAATAATCTACTaaaatttttaaatgtgtattttttctaACTTGAACATACAAAGTTAAACGAGcataagaaataaacaaaaatttgcttattacacaaaaacaaattcttattaaattaatacattttgtatgcaCTTGACATTGCACTTGATGACATTCAAGATGGGTGTAATATAATAACTAGTGATTaagttacaaaatgtactttGTACAACCTCTTCTTAAAGTCTGCATGCTCTGAACCCCTCCACACTTCTGATACTCCATGACCatacgcgacacacacacacacacacacacacacacacacacacacacacactactgccTCAACACACTGACTGATCACTGTGGGACTACAAACTGAGTCAGCAGCCTGCTGTGATTGactgaatgtaaaaaataattttattatgGCATTGGCAAAGATCAGTTGTGTTTTCTGGTTTAATCCAAAGGTATTCAGTGTTGGGATGCATTGATTTGATACACCAGCTCCATATCAGGGCCCGACACTGATCTTATTAAGTGGATCAGGTATCTGCCAAAACATATTCtgtatccacaacgttccacttccgggattgctctgttgccgatggaaattccaccagatgtccctcgtttgggccggatgtccgttaccttcctctttctttgtgttggcgttgtaaactgcggtggatttatgaggactatggttaactgcgcctcagatctctgcagggtaaatccagacagctagctagactgtccagtctgacttttctgttgcataactaaaactacttttgaacgtacaacatccatccatccatccatcttcgtccgcttatccggtatcgggtcacggggggagcagctccatcAGGgcaccccaaacttccctttcccgagcaacattaaccagctccgactgggggatcccgaggcgttcccaggccaggttggagatataatccctccacctagtcctgggtcttccccgaggcctcctccctagggaggtgttccaggcacgtccagctggggcatccttaccagatgcccgaaccacctcaactggctcctttcgacgcaaaggagcagcggctctactccgagctcctcacggatgactgagcttctcaccctctctctaagggagacgccagccaccctcctgaggaaacccat
This window encodes:
- the polr1h gene encoding DNA-directed RNA polymerase I subunit RPA12; translated protein: MSCFGGDPNFCPECGNVLPLPGVGLQDTVRCPRCSFCIPVAEFSGQEICSTVVFNPAEQSSVALEDEDTAELKGAVIDRRCSRCNKEGMIYHTRQMRSADEGQTVFFTCIHCRYQEKEDS